A genome region from Setaria italica strain Yugu1 chromosome III, Setaria_italica_v2.0, whole genome shotgun sequence includes the following:
- the LOC111256597 gene encoding uncharacterized protein LOC111256597: MVQWVDMWMTALDEVVQEARAHDDDAFIAYLRWFLPRTRTQVTYVLREPPMEIASVTQTYLRSRDVNFDYVYDVIAEVATELTYGIDHYDDMTAHQHHMLYRRARDACSRFMRAVSCCGGHGDVVFPPRASYPRSSSPAPTQQVGTSSQPPVRPPPAGTSYAAPAPPPSWYVTPGPSTVLQTVDGFRRTPSTRDRGPVPTLGLMTFSKSSLT; encoded by the exons ATGGTTCAGTGGGTCGACATGTGGATGACCGCACTAGACGAGGTGGTGCAGGAGGCCCGTGCACACGACGACGACGCTTTCATAGCGTACCTTCGGTGGTTCTTACCGAGGACCAGGACGCAGGTCACGTATGTTCTGAGGGAACCACCGATGGAGATCGCGTCAGTCACGCAGACGTACCTGCGTTCGAGAGATGTCAACTTCGACTACGTG TATGACGTTATTGCTGAGGTAGCCACAGAGCTGACGTATGGCATCGACCACTACGACGACATGACTGCTCATCAGCACCACATGCTGTACAGGAGGGCTCGGGACGCCTGCAGTAGGTTCATGAGGGCCGTAAGCTGCTGTGGCGGTCACGGGGATGTCGTATTTCCACCACGGGCGTCCTACCCCCGTTCGTCCTCTCCAGCTCCTACTCAGCAGGTTGGTACGTCCTCTCAACCGCCTGTTCGTCCGCCACCGGCCGGGACGTCATACGccgcaccagcaccaccaccgtctTGGTATGTCACACCTGGTCCGTCCACCGTTCTGCAGACCGTGGATGGGTTTCGGAGGACTCCATCGACGAGGGACAGAGGTCCAGTGCCCACGCTTGGATTGATGACCTTTTCCAAGTCGAGCCTGACGTGA
- the LOC101769982 gene encoding uncharacterized protein LOC101769982 isoform X2, with translation MHEVHDRSQLLRSRFVPFHHPLVRLPVLCFLFCALPLSSPRHHALVPGARCRRPCLMPIDSATVLMGHGRGWLSTPKLFIFVSFSTLGGFHVTSFLQRLVRYMDDWAMQPLE, from the exons ATGCATGAGGTCCATGACCGCTCGCAGCTGTTGAGATCGAGGTTCGTCCCCTTCCATCATCCTCTGGTGCGCCTGCCCGTGCTGTGCTTCCTGTTCTGTGCGCTGCCACTGAGCTCACCAAGGCACCATGCCCTTGTGCCAGGAGCGCGTTGCCGACGGCCATGCTTGATGCCCATCGACTCAGCCACCGTCCTCATGGGTCATGGCCGAG GATGGTTGTCTACTcctaaattatttatttttgtgtCTTTCAG CACGCTTGGAGGCTTCCATGTTACTTCGTTCCTGCAAAG ATTGGTGCGGTACATGGACGATTGGGCGATGCAGCCCCTGGAATGA
- the LOC101769982 gene encoding uncharacterized protein LOC101769982 isoform X1: MHEVHDRSQLLRSRFVPFHHPLVRLPVLCFLFCALPLSSPRHHALVPGARCRRPCLMPIDSATVLMGHGRGWLSTPKLFIFVSFSTLGGFHVTSFLQRCWPFLDCCNLGFAHLNFLSRDNKTKKHNLMCANGALLKIGAVHGRLGDAAPGMRSI, encoded by the exons ATGCATGAGGTCCATGACCGCTCGCAGCTGTTGAGATCGAGGTTCGTCCCCTTCCATCATCCTCTGGTGCGCCTGCCCGTGCTGTGCTTCCTGTTCTGTGCGCTGCCACTGAGCTCACCAAGGCACCATGCCCTTGTGCCAGGAGCGCGTTGCCGACGGCCATGCTTGATGCCCATCGACTCAGCCACCGTCCTCATGGGTCATGGCCGAG GATGGTTGTCTACTcctaaattatttatttttgtgtCTTTCAG CACGCTTGGAGGCTTCCATGTTACTTCGTTCCTGCAAAG GTGTTGGCCATTCCTTGATTGCTGCAACCTTGGATTCGCCCACTTGAATTTCTTGTCCAGAGACAACAAAACCAAGAAACACAACTTGATGTGTGCAAAtggtgcacttctcaag ATTGGTGCGGTACATGGACGATTGGGCGATGCAGCCCCTGGAATGAGATCAATTTGA
- the LOC101769982 gene encoding uncharacterized protein LOC101769982 isoform X3, with amino-acid sequence MHEVHDRSQLLRSRSALPTAMLDAHRLSHRPHGSWPSTLGGFHVTSFLQRCWPFLDCCNLGFAHLNFLSRDNKTKKHNLMCANGALLKIGAVHGRLGDAAPGMRSI; translated from the exons ATGCATGAGGTCCATGACCGCTCGCAGCTGTTGAGATCGAG GAGCGCGTTGCCGACGGCCATGCTTGATGCCCATCGACTCAGCCACCGTCCTCATGGGTCATGGCCGAG CACGCTTGGAGGCTTCCATGTTACTTCGTTCCTGCAAAG GTGTTGGCCATTCCTTGATTGCTGCAACCTTGGATTCGCCCACTTGAATTTCTTGTCCAGAGACAACAAAACCAAGAAACACAACTTGATGTGTGCAAAtggtgcacttctcaag ATTGGTGCGGTACATGGACGATTGGGCGATGCAGCCCCTGGAATGAGATCAATTTGA
- the LOC111256730 gene encoding uncharacterized protein LOC111256730: protein MSPYPEGFNDDDVDRPTMGSLWCLRKGIWVGVQTKKSYPDFVGLFDALVDTNLRWRPYNFKEVQARAPHGLSSLCHRDMEYWRTMRPLVYDIHIEDYAVHRVMRQFALYQYSPLPVTSVVPTAG, encoded by the exons ATGTCCCCCTACCCCGAGGGTTTCAATGATGACGACGTTGACAGGCCCACGATGGGGTCGTTGTGGTGCCTGAGGAAG GGAATATGGGTGGGGGTGCAGACGAAGAAGTCATACCCAGACTTCGTCGGTCTGTTCGATGCTCTTGTCGACACCAACTTGAGGTGGAGACCCTACAACTTCAAGGAGGTGCAGGCTCGTGCCCCGCATGGCCTCTCTTCACTGTGCCATCGGGACATGGAGTACTGGAGGACGATGAGGCCACTAGTCTACGACATCCACATCGAGGACTACGCGGTTCACCGTGTGATGAGGCAGTTCGCCCTGTACCAGTACTCCCCACTTCCGGTTACTTCTGTTGTCCCGACCGCC GGCTAG
- the LOC101769982 gene encoding uncharacterized protein LOC101769982 isoform X4: protein MPIDSATVLMGHGRGWLSTPKLFIFVSFSTLGGFHVTSFLQRCWPFLDCCNLGFAHLNFLSRDNKTKKHNLMCANGALLKIGAVHGRLGDAAPGMRSI, encoded by the exons ATGCCCATCGACTCAGCCACCGTCCTCATGGGTCATGGCCGAG GATGGTTGTCTACTcctaaattatttatttttgtgtCTTTCAG CACGCTTGGAGGCTTCCATGTTACTTCGTTCCTGCAAAG GTGTTGGCCATTCCTTGATTGCTGCAACCTTGGATTCGCCCACTTGAATTTCTTGTCCAGAGACAACAAAACCAAGAAACACAACTTGATGTGTGCAAAtggtgcacttctcaag ATTGGTGCGGTACATGGACGATTGGGCGATGCAGCCCCTGGAATGAGATCAATTTGA